A part of Candidatus Saccharibacteria bacterium genomic DNA contains:
- a CDS encoding valine--tRNA ligase, which translates to MKLSKAYTPNDYEPTIYALWEQAAVFAPSGKGDPYAVVMPPPNANGNLHIGHALGTAVQDILVRYHRARGYDAVFVPGADHAGFETWVVYEKELEALGRSRFEYSRDQLYSQVWDFVDKHRGNVELQLRALGAGVSWNDLVFTLDAKVIDTVYNTFKRMWDDGLVYRGEKIVSYCTKHHTSFADIEVQHKDEKSKLWKIAYPTLDKIGEIVVATTRPETMLGDVAVAVHPDDERYKHLVSTKVQLPITNKEIPVIADSYVDPAYGTGAVKITPAHDPNDYEMAQRHNLPAVQVIGFDGKMTNVPQQYLGKTPEEARKSILAALEAEELRRGEDDIVHAVAHCYKCGTVIEPLLKEQWFLKMETLAARAIAAIEAGEVSFTPSNKGSVVINYLKQLRDWNLSRQIPWGIPIPAFQSTTNPDDWIFDRRVDEKQIVVNGTTYIREEDTFDTWFSSGQWPFITTDFLTGGRLAKFYPNAVMETAGDILFAWVARMIMLGLYVTDTVPFRHVYLHGLVLDERGVKMSKSKGNVINPMEIVSEYGSDALRFGIVSARSAAQPQAFSAGKVVAGRNLCNKLWNVARFIEASSGEVVVKPHPEPRSLADHWIIHRLNLATEQLQAQLDDYRFAEAAETVYHLIWDDIADWYIEVSKVEANVSMSAYVLDTALKLSHPFMPFVTETIWQSLDWHDDLLAAQPWPPVTDCNELAAAEFGRLKRLVTEIRYVTSELPGNIKYSVIYGDDALVADNAELIRRLAKLQSVVYTDTPRGLRLAASGRDAWLDIDAETLYEHQTNLERRLAEANREADMLTTRLANEHYVAKAPANLVEETKQQLTSKKALIERLEAELTVIGSSD; encoded by the coding sequence ATGAAGCTATCTAAAGCCTATACCCCAAATGACTACGAGCCGACAATTTACGCTCTATGGGAGCAGGCTGCGGTATTTGCGCCGAGCGGCAAGGGAGATCCCTATGCCGTCGTCATGCCACCGCCCAACGCCAACGGCAATCTGCACATCGGACACGCCTTAGGGACAGCTGTTCAGGATATTTTAGTCCGCTACCATCGGGCCAGGGGCTACGACGCCGTTTTCGTCCCAGGAGCCGATCATGCTGGATTTGAGACCTGGGTTGTGTACGAAAAAGAACTTGAGGCACTAGGGAGGTCGCGTTTTGAATACTCACGCGACCAACTTTACTCACAAGTATGGGATTTTGTTGACAAACATCGTGGCAATGTGGAGTTACAGCTACGGGCCCTTGGGGCAGGGGTGAGCTGGAACGATTTGGTGTTTACTCTCGACGCCAAAGTAATAGACACCGTTTACAATACGTTCAAGCGCATGTGGGATGACGGACTGGTATACAGGGGTGAGAAAATTGTCAGTTACTGTACCAAGCACCATACGAGCTTCGCGGATATTGAAGTTCAGCACAAAGACGAGAAATCGAAGCTGTGGAAAATTGCCTATCCAACTCTCGACAAAATCGGCGAGATTGTGGTTGCAACCACACGTCCCGAAACCATGCTGGGTGATGTTGCTGTCGCCGTTCACCCCGATGACGAGCGTTACAAGCACCTAGTGAGCACAAAAGTACAGCTACCTATCACTAATAAAGAAATTCCGGTTATCGCGGATAGCTACGTCGACCCCGCATATGGCACTGGCGCCGTGAAGATTACCCCTGCCCATGACCCCAATGACTATGAAATGGCCCAGCGGCATAATTTACCAGCGGTGCAGGTGATAGGTTTTGACGGTAAAATGACCAACGTCCCACAGCAGTATCTTGGCAAAACACCGGAAGAAGCTCGCAAGAGCATTCTCGCAGCATTAGAAGCCGAGGAACTACGTCGTGGCGAGGATGATATCGTGCATGCTGTGGCACATTGCTACAAGTGTGGTACGGTTATCGAACCACTTCTCAAAGAACAATGGTTTCTTAAAATGGAAACGTTAGCCGCACGTGCAATTGCAGCGATCGAGGCCGGTGAGGTTAGCTTTACGCCAAGCAACAAAGGAAGTGTGGTCATCAACTACCTCAAACAGCTGCGCGACTGGAACCTAAGCCGACAAATCCCGTGGGGGATACCGATTCCAGCGTTTCAGAGTACTACAAACCCCGATGATTGGATATTTGATCGGCGTGTCGATGAAAAACAAATTGTTGTCAATGGCACAACATATATCAGAGAAGAAGATACCTTTGACACCTGGTTTAGTAGTGGCCAGTGGCCGTTTATCACCACCGATTTCCTAACTGGCGGTCGCCTGGCAAAATTCTACCCCAACGCTGTTATGGAAACGGCGGGGGACATTTTGTTCGCCTGGGTGGCACGTATGATTATGCTTGGCCTCTATGTTACTGATACTGTGCCGTTCCGTCACGTCTATTTACATGGTCTGGTACTTGACGAGCGGGGCGTGAAGATGAGCAAAAGTAAGGGTAATGTTATCAACCCCATGGAAATCGTTAGTGAATATGGCAGCGATGCACTGCGCTTTGGTATTGTATCGGCCCGTAGCGCAGCCCAACCGCAAGCGTTTAGTGCTGGCAAGGTGGTTGCCGGGCGCAACCTCTGTAATAAGTTGTGGAATGTTGCACGGTTCATCGAAGCTAGCAGCGGTGAAGTGGTCGTAAAACCCCACCCTGAACCCCGTAGCCTTGCCGACCACTGGATTATCCATCGCCTTAACCTCGCCACCGAGCAGTTGCAGGCTCAGCTCGATGATTATCGATTTGCCGAAGCGGCCGAAACAGTCTACCACCTGATTTGGGATGATATCGCCGACTGGTATATTGAGGTCAGCAAAGTCGAAGCAAATGTCAGCATGAGCGCCTACGTGCTCGATACTGCTCTTAAACTGTCACATCCATTCATGCCGTTTGTTACCGAGACAATCTGGCAATCCCTCGATTGGCACGATGATCTACTCGCCGCGCAGCCGTGGCCACCGGTGACCGACTGTAATGAGCTTGCCGCCGCTGAATTTGGCCGGCTAAAGCGCCTCGTAACAGAGATACGCTATGTCACAAGCGAGCTACCTGGCAACATTAAATATTCAGTAATCTATGGTGACGATGCACTTGTCGCTGATAATGCCGAGCTAATACGCCGCTTAGCGAAATTGCAGTCCGTCGTTTATACCGATACACCGCGTGGACTGCGCCTTGCCGCCAGCGGTCGTGATGCCTGGCTCGACATCGATGCCGAGACACTATATGAACACCAAACAAACCTCGAACGTCGGCTGGCAGAAGCTAACCGCGAGGCTGACATGCTAACAACTCGACTGGCCAATGAACACTACGTTGCGAAGGCTCCTGCTAACCTAGTAGAAGAGACCAAACAGCAACTTACCAGCAAAAAAGCACTTATAGAGCGCCTTGAAGCCGAGCTGACAGTTATCGGTTCTAGTGACTAG
- a CDS encoding HIT domain-containing protein gives MKDSIFTKIIKGEIPCHKVYENADILAFLDISPNVIGHTLVVPKVQVDQFNHLDDKTYQAVWAAVKKVANNHQAKLKTDRIGISVKGVDVPHAHVHVLPFNYGEYMGKHANSPTPTQDELAELATILRFDD, from the coding sequence ATGAAAGACTCAATTTTCACGAAAATTATCAAGGGTGAGATCCCCTGCCATAAAGTGTACGAGAACGCCGATATTCTCGCGTTTCTGGACATCTCACCCAATGTCATTGGCCACACGCTAGTCGTACCAAAAGTCCAGGTTGATCAGTTTAATCACCTCGACGATAAAACCTATCAGGCGGTATGGGCTGCCGTAAAAAAAGTAGCAAATAACCATCAGGCGAAGCTAAAAACAGATCGAATTGGCATTTCAGTTAAGGGTGTTGACGTTCCGCATGCCCATGTGCATGTACTGCCATTTAACTATGGGGAATACATGGGGAAGCACGCCAACAGTCCCACGCCGACTCAAGATGAGTTAGCTGAATTAGCGACTATCCTACGGTTCGATGATTAA
- a CDS encoding 23S rRNA (pseudouridine(1915)-N(3))-methyltransferase RlmH, with protein MIKIITIGKKHESWVAEGIERYSKRLRAPWNVEWVLLPHSAEEGTRARDNESHTIRKRLAPTDTVILLDERGTQLDSSTLSDVVVDYFVRGKQLVFVIGGAYGVDKELRARADLVLSLSSLVLPHQLVRLVVVEQLYRAQCIATAHPYHHL; from the coding sequence ATGATTAAAATCATTACCATCGGTAAAAAGCATGAGTCGTGGGTTGCGGAGGGTATCGAACGCTACTCTAAGCGTCTCAGAGCGCCGTGGAATGTCGAGTGGGTACTTTTACCACACAGTGCTGAAGAAGGCACTAGAGCCCGCGACAACGAGTCTCACACCATACGTAAGCGCCTTGCGCCTACCGACACGGTTATTTTGCTTGACGAACGCGGCACTCAGCTCGACTCCTCTACCCTGTCCGATGTGGTCGTAGATTATTTTGTGCGCGGCAAACAGCTTGTTTTCGTTATCGGGGGTGCTTATGGAGTTGATAAAGAGCTGCGGGCTCGTGCTGACTTAGTCTTGTCACTTTCATCGCTGGTGCTGCCTCATCAACTAGTGAGGCTGGTAGTTGTTGAGCAGCTGTATAGGGCACAGTGTATAGCTACCGCTCACCCCTATCACCACCTATGA